One genomic region from Granulimonas faecalis encodes:
- the yidD gene encoding membrane protein insertion efficiency factor YidD, with translation MNRRSIATRILLKIFLGYQRYISPLLPACCIYRPTCSQYAVEAVRRYGALKGGWLAVRRICRCHPFHKGGYDPVP, from the coding sequence ATGAATAGGCGGAGTATTGCGACGCGAATACTGCTGAAGATATTCTTGGGCTACCAGCGTTACATCTCTCCCCTGCTCCCGGCGTGCTGCATCTACCGACCGACGTGCTCCCAGTACGCCGTCGAGGCCGTGCGACGCTACGGGGCCCTCAAGGGCGGGTGGCTGGCCGTGCGACGCATCTGCCGGTGCCACCCCTTCCACAAGGGTGGCTACGACCCGGTTCCCTGA